A window of Mucilaginibacter paludis DSM 18603 contains these coding sequences:
- a CDS encoding DUF3810 domain-containing protein: MIRYQYRKGPIESKVATIFVLAVIWLMVIWLMHYPDVVERWYSDGLYLVICRLLHPVFNLLPFSVGDVIYIALIIYLAFALVNIIRLAFLKRFIRLLVYVLQLVIGFQLIILSFYLLWGLNYFRPSAANRLNLQDSSYTFEDVKLVTSILIDSANASRAQLTAADLAQTDQTIYQTAIGAVDTLAARSKGFPAYHPDIKPSMLTYFLNYLGTSGYFNPFTSEAQMNYQMPVYLKSFTACHEMSHQMGFGAEDEANFGGFLAGIASRDRLLKYSTYYAGVEEFMYAIGRKDTIAFRLLKTRISPLVRQDFKTDRAYWKDFESKAGIFSGILYDHYLKTNNQPEGLKTYNQMVRLVMAWYLKNHFKKSFVNTEPKP, encoded by the coding sequence ATGATCCGTTACCAATACCGCAAAGGCCCCATTGAATCAAAAGTTGCAACTATATTTGTGCTTGCCGTCATCTGGCTCATGGTGATCTGGCTGATGCACTATCCGGATGTGGTGGAACGTTGGTATTCTGACGGTTTATATTTAGTTATTTGCCGTTTATTACATCCTGTATTTAACCTGTTGCCGTTTAGTGTTGGCGATGTAATCTATATAGCGCTAATTATTTACCTTGCTTTTGCCTTGGTAAACATAATCAGGCTGGCATTTCTAAAGAGATTTATACGGTTGCTGGTTTACGTACTTCAGTTAGTTATCGGGTTCCAACTCATCATACTTTCTTTTTATTTATTATGGGGATTAAACTATTTCAGGCCGTCGGCTGCTAATCGCCTTAACCTTCAGGATAGCAGTTATACCTTTGAGGATGTTAAATTAGTTACTTCAATTTTGATAGATAGCGCCAATGCCAGCCGCGCTCAATTAACAGCCGCCGATTTGGCGCAAACAGATCAAACAATTTATCAAACGGCTATTGGTGCAGTGGATACGCTTGCGGCACGTTCAAAAGGCTTCCCGGCATATCATCCCGACATTAAACCCTCAATGCTAACCTATTTTCTTAATTATCTGGGTACATCGGGCTATTTCAATCCTTTTACTTCCGAAGCTCAGATGAACTACCAAATGCCTGTGTACCTTAAATCATTTACGGCTTGCCACGAAATGTCGCATCAAATGGGGTTTGGTGCCGAAGATGAAGCCAATTTCGGGGGATTTTTGGCTGGGATAGCCTCCCGGGACAGGCTGCTCAAATACTCCACCTATTATGCCGGGGTAGAAGAATTTATGTATGCCATAGGGCGAAAAGATACCATCGCATTCCGGTTATTGAAAACCAGGATATCTCCATTGGTACGTCAAGATTTTAAAACCGACCGGGCCTACTGGAAGGATTTTGAGAGTAAGGCAGGTATCTTCAGTGGTATCTTATACGATCATTATTTAAAAACAAACAACCAGCCGGAAGGATTAAAAACCTACAACCAGATGGTGCGGCTGGTAATGGCATGGTATCTTAAAAACCACTTCAAAAAAAGCTTTGTAAATACTGAACCTAAACCATAA
- a CDS encoding sensor histidine kinase, whose translation MNYYTIKILSASRAYIAGESQYSKGQKDASSLLITYIHSRDPAAYSSFIKNIKIPIGDRVAREALAVHKNEAIARQGFLQANNSPEDIDDMLWLFKRFERVDLFAKAINIWYQGDVMIEQLRQLGVKIHQISSTRRLSTREQDALIIKVNALTMQLTIKEQAFSETFGIVCRKVNSYIFFANILTTLIIILSAVFYAGRVIHKMEASRIKILEQNEHLKAVNKDLDQLIYSVTHDLRSPLTSISGLIGLIDKQTELSNIKPYISMVKISIEKQNQFIKSVLKSAKKQNLVARELCDVAHVVDDVIAQNHTMLNGKEIQFIKELRVTDIYCDATKLLTILNNLISNAVKYSDVYKQQPFIIIRSSTTPLYFIIEVRDNGIGIDEENIPHIFEKDFMVKKNDHSEGVGLYLVKNMIQQMQGEILVNSTPGHGTTFTVKLPLPG comes from the coding sequence ATGAATTATTATACAATAAAAATATTATCTGCATCAAGAGCATACATCGCCGGCGAATCACAATATTCAAAAGGCCAGAAAGATGCTTCCAGTCTATTAATAACCTATATCCATTCGCGAGATCCGGCTGCGTATTCATCTTTTATAAAGAATATAAAAATCCCTATTGGCGACAGGGTGGCCAGAGAGGCGCTCGCTGTCCACAAAAACGAGGCTATAGCCAGGCAAGGCTTTTTGCAGGCTAACAATAGTCCTGAGGATATTGATGATATGTTGTGGCTTTTTAAACGGTTTGAGCGTGTTGATTTGTTTGCCAAAGCGATTAATATTTGGTATCAGGGGGATGTGATGATAGAGCAGTTACGGCAATTGGGTGTTAAAATCCATCAGATATCGAGTACAAGGCGATTAAGCACTCGTGAACAAGATGCTTTGATTATAAAGGTAAATGCCCTCACGATGCAATTAACCATTAAGGAGCAGGCATTTTCAGAAACTTTTGGTATTGTTTGCCGAAAGGTTAACTCCTACATATTTTTTGCTAATATATTAACCACGCTGATCATTATTTTAAGCGCGGTTTTTTATGCAGGTAGGGTGATACATAAAATGGAAGCATCGCGCATCAAAATACTTGAACAAAATGAGCACTTAAAAGCTGTTAATAAGGATCTCGACCAATTGATATACAGTGTAACGCATGATCTGAGATCGCCGCTTACGTCAATAAGCGGTTTGATTGGGCTTATTGATAAGCAAACGGAATTGAGTAATATCAAGCCTTACATTTCAATGGTGAAGATCAGTATCGAAAAACAAAATCAATTTATCAAGAGCGTCTTAAAATCTGCCAAGAAACAAAACCTTGTGGCCAGGGAGTTATGTGATGTTGCACATGTTGTGGACGATGTTATTGCTCAAAACCACACCATGCTGAATGGTAAGGAAATACAATTTATCAAAGAACTGCGAGTGACCGATATTTATTGCGATGCCACCAAGCTGTTAACTATTTTAAATAATTTAATATCCAACGCCGTTAAATATTCGGATGTGTATAAACAACAGCCCTTCATCATCATCAGATCAAGTACCACTCCCCTATATTTTATCATAGAAGTTAGGGATAACGGCATTGGAATTGACGAGGAAAATATACCACATATTTTTGAAAAAGATTTTATGGTTAAAAAGAACGACCATAGCGAGGGAGTGGGCTTATACCTTGTTAAAAACATGATTCAGCAAATGCAAGGAGAAATTCTTGTAAATTCGACGCCCGGACACGGCACTACCTTTACGGTTAAACTCCCGTTGCCAGGTTAA
- a CDS encoding Gfo/Idh/MocA family protein — protein MKKSRWGILSTAKIGLKQVIPAMQKSSYVDVVAIASRNLLNGKAAADELGIPQVYESYEALLGDANIDAVYIPLPNHLHVTYTIKALQAGKHVLCEKPIGLNAAEAQQVADAAKQYPHLKVMEAFMYRFHPQWLKAKQLVDEGVLGEVKTIQSFFSYFNDDANNIRNKPETGGGALMDIGCYCLSFPRFIINGEPQSVLGLIDTDPVMKTDRITSGILDFGQGQSATFTCSTQLEPYQRVNIVGTKGRLEIEIPVNAVADEPARLWLQNNKAIQEITTEPVNQYTLQADEFCKSIINNTAVPTPLTDAVGNMKVIDALFKSAAERQWVKI, from the coding sequence ATGAAAAAATCACGTTGGGGTATATTAAGTACGGCCAAAATAGGTTTAAAGCAAGTTATACCGGCTATGCAAAAAAGCAGCTATGTTGATGTAGTTGCCATAGCCTCACGCAATTTATTGAATGGTAAAGCCGCGGCGGACGAATTAGGTATACCCCAGGTTTATGAGAGCTACGAAGCCCTTTTAGGCGATGCTAATATTGATGCGGTTTACATCCCGCTGCCCAACCACTTGCACGTTACTTATACCATTAAAGCTTTACAGGCAGGCAAGCATGTGCTTTGCGAAAAACCCATCGGGCTGAATGCCGCCGAAGCACAACAAGTTGCCGATGCAGCCAAACAGTATCCGCATTTAAAAGTAATGGAAGCATTTATGTACCGCTTTCATCCGCAATGGTTAAAGGCCAAACAATTGGTTGACGAAGGCGTACTGGGCGAAGTAAAAACTATCCAGTCGTTTTTTTCTTATTTTAACGATGATGCAAACAATATCCGCAATAAGCCCGAAACCGGAGGTGGCGCCTTGATGGATATTGGCTGCTATTGCTTATCGTTCCCCAGGTTTATCATTAACGGTGAGCCTCAAAGTGTTTTGGGATTGATAGATACCGACCCTGTTATGAAAACCGATAGGATTACATCAGGAATATTAGATTTTGGCCAGGGCCAGAGCGCAACATTTACCTGCTCAACACAATTGGAGCCTTATCAGCGGGTTAACATTGTTGGCACCAAAGGCCGTTTAGAAATCGAAATTCCGGTGAACGCTGTTGCGGATGAACCCGCACGTTTGTGGCTGCAAAATAATAAGGCGATACAAGAGATTACAACGGAGCCGGTAAATCAATATACCCTACAGGCAGACGAATTTTGCAAGTCGATCATAAACAATACCGCCGTACCAACGCCCTTAACCGATGCCGTAGGTAACATGAAGGTGATTGACGCTTTATTTAAAAGTGCAGCCGAGCGGCAATGGGTAAAAATATAA
- a CDS encoding pyridoxamine 5'-phosphate oxidase family protein, which produces MDTINATQEEEHIKALEGKEAVEKIKELTKKADTCFFITNIKTGLPVSARPMSTQQVDDEGNLWFLSVKDSDHNKEIASDPFVHLFYQASAHSGFVNIYGIAEISYDKAKIDELWDPIAKVWFQGGKDDPLISVIKVNPLKGYYWDNKHGNVVAFIKMAASLVTGKTMDDSIEGTLEV; this is translated from the coding sequence ATGGATACCATTAATGCAACACAGGAAGAAGAACACATTAAAGCTTTAGAAGGAAAAGAAGCTGTTGAAAAGATTAAAGAGTTAACCAAAAAAGCCGACACCTGCTTTTTTATAACCAACATTAAAACAGGTTTGCCGGTATCGGCGCGGCCAATGTCAACCCAGCAGGTGGATGACGAAGGCAACCTATGGTTTTTAAGTGTTAAAGACAGCGATCATAATAAAGAGATAGCGAGCGATCCGTTTGTTCATCTGTTTTACCAGGCATCAGCGCATTCAGGCTTTGTCAATATTTACGGCATTGCAGAAATTAGTTATGATAAGGCTAAGATAGATGAGCTTTGGGACCCCATTGCTAAGGTATGGTTTCAGGGCGGTAAGGATGATCCGCTGATCAGCGTAATTAAGGTTAACCCGCTTAAAGGTTATTATTGGGATAATAAACACGGTAATGTGGTTGCCTTTATCAAAATGGCAGCATCTTTGGTTACAGGTAAAACCATGGACGATTCTATCGAAGGTACATTGGAAGTATAA
- a CDS encoding glutamate-5-semialdehyde dehydrogenase, producing the protein MESIENLLYQAHKASGAIKLLNDEQKKTVLSRLAVVLSQNKEQIISENKRDVDRMPDTDPKKDRLLLNDARIADLFTSINDISALPDPSGKILLEHTTANGLFIQKKTVPLGVVGIIYESRPNVTIDVAALCIRSGNVCVLRGGSDALYTNICLVNLIHDVLREFGLDEAIVQLLPTDRKFIQEMLTAVKYIDIIIPRGSQQLIDFVRENSKVPVIETGAGVCHTYVEKTAKLEQAAAVVVNAKVSRPSVCNSLDTILVDRAIARPFLQLVAPGLLAYDVEIFADEESHDILKELHYPHLREARRDDFGREFLDFKCSVKVVAGIEEALDHISLHSSRHSEAILSENMQLAERFINEVDAAAAYINASTRFTDGGVFGLGAEIGISTQKLHARGPFALEKLVTEKWFVRGEGQVR; encoded by the coding sequence ATGGAATCTATCGAAAATCTATTATATCAGGCTCATAAGGCATCGGGAGCTATTAAGTTACTTAACGATGAACAAAAGAAAACGGTTTTAAGCCGTTTAGCCGTTGTGCTGTCGCAAAATAAAGAACAGATTATTAGTGAAAATAAGAGAGACGTGGATCGCATGCCCGATACCGACCCCAAAAAGGACCGGTTGCTGCTCAACGATGCCCGCATTGCCGATCTGTTTACCAGTATCAACGATATCAGTGCCCTGCCCGATCCAAGCGGAAAGATACTTTTGGAGCATACTACCGCCAATGGTCTGTTCATTCAAAAAAAAACGGTACCCTTAGGTGTGGTAGGCATAATTTACGAATCAAGACCCAACGTCACCATTGATGTGGCCGCACTTTGTATCCGCTCGGGCAATGTTTGCGTGTTAAGAGGAGGCAGCGATGCCCTTTACACCAATATTTGCCTGGTTAACCTGATACACGATGTTTTACGCGAGTTTGGTTTGGATGAGGCCATCGTGCAGTTGTTGCCGACTGACCGTAAGTTTATCCAGGAAATGCTGACGGCGGTAAAATATATCGATATTATCATCCCGAGAGGCTCACAGCAATTGATTGATTTTGTGCGCGAAAACTCAAAGGTGCCGGTCATTGAAACCGGGGCAGGGGTTTGCCATACCTATGTAGAAAAAACAGCCAAACTGGAGCAGGCTGCCGCGGTGGTGGTAAACGCCAAGGTAAGCCGCCCATCGGTATGTAACTCGTTAGATACCATTTTGGTTGACCGTGCCATTGCCAGGCCTTTTTTACAATTGGTTGCGCCGGGCCTGTTGGCATATGATGTAGAAATATTTGCCGACGAAGAGAGCCATGATATATTAAAGGAATTACATTATCCACATTTGCGCGAAGCCCGGCGCGACGATTTTGGCCGCGAGTTTCTGGATTTTAAATGCTCGGTTAAGGTGGTTGCGGGTATTGAGGAGGCTCTGGACCATATCAGCCTGCATTCGTCCAGGCATTCCGAAGCTATCCTTTCTGAGAATATGCAATTGGCGGAACGCTTTATCAATGAGGTAGATGCGGCGGCAGCTTATATTAATGCTTCAACCCGGTTTACCGATGGCGGGGTATTTGGCTTAGGCGCCGAAATTGGCATCTCCACCCAAAAATTACATGCGCGCGGCCCCTTTGCTTTAGAAAAACTGGTAACCGAAAAATGGTTCGTCAGGGGCGAAGGGCAAGTGAGGTAA
- a CDS encoding glucuronyl esterase domain-containing protein, whose translation MGLHRTAYRFFLGIFFIALANPSIAQQKLNGMELPDVLTMNNGIKVTTARQWRNQRRPELLTFFKKEMYGQSPGKPVNMTFKVFDTDTKALGGKATRKQITVYFNGKADGPQMDILMYLPNQVKHKVPAIVGLNFDGNQSVNNDPAIKMSNSWMDKTKGVVNNRATEATRGVDAGQWPLEMILAKGYAVATVYRGDIDPDYDDGFKNGVQGLYPQLQNRGDNFATVAAWAWGLSRILDYLETDKAVDAKRVGVFGFSRLGKAAVWAGATDERFPLVISNESGAGGAKLFHYTGGERIRRLCTKFPHWFCGNFKKYMDQDSILPFDQHMVIALIAPRPVYIASAEGDTNSNPEAEFWGAKGADPVYRLLGTDGLPASSWPPVSTPVIGRIAYHVRPGGHNVTDYDWAQYLKFADRYLK comes from the coding sequence ATGGGCTTACATCGTACAGCGTATCGCTTTTTTTTGGGCATTTTTTTTATCGCTTTAGCCAATCCTTCAATTGCGCAACAGAAATTGAACGGAATGGAACTTCCGGACGTATTAACAATGAACAACGGTATTAAAGTTACCACTGCCAGGCAATGGAGAAACCAGCGGCGCCCCGAGTTACTTACCTTTTTTAAAAAAGAAATGTACGGCCAGTCGCCGGGTAAACCCGTTAACATGACATTTAAAGTTTTTGATACAGATACGAAAGCTTTGGGCGGAAAGGCCACCCGTAAACAAATAACAGTTTATTTTAACGGCAAGGCCGATGGGCCGCAAATGGATATTCTGATGTATCTGCCTAACCAGGTTAAGCATAAGGTGCCTGCCATAGTAGGCCTTAATTTTGATGGAAATCAATCCGTTAATAATGATCCGGCAATTAAGATGAGTAACAGTTGGATGGATAAAACCAAAGGTGTGGTTAATAACCGCGCTACCGAAGCTACGCGTGGTGTTGATGCCGGACAATGGCCGTTGGAAATGATACTGGCAAAAGGTTACGCCGTAGCAACGGTGTACCGGGGCGATATTGACCCCGATTATGATGACGGATTTAAAAACGGTGTACAGGGCCTGTATCCCCAATTACAAAACCGGGGCGATAATTTTGCTACAGTTGCAGCGTGGGCATGGGGTTTAAGCAGGATATTGGATTACCTGGAAACCGATAAAGCTGTTGACGCCAAACGTGTGGGAGTATTCGGCTTTTCGCGTTTAGGTAAAGCTGCGGTTTGGGCTGGTGCCACGGATGAGCGCTTCCCGCTGGTTATCAGCAATGAGTCGGGTGCAGGTGGTGCAAAGCTTTTCCACTATACCGGGGGCGAAAGAATCCGCAGGTTGTGCACCAAATTTCCGCATTGGTTTTGTGGGAATTTTAAAAAATATATGGATCAGGATTCCATTTTACCCTTTGACCAGCATATGGTTATTGCTTTGATAGCGCCAAGGCCGGTGTACATTGCCAGTGCCGAAGGAGACACCAACTCAAACCCAGAAGCCGAGTTTTGGGGAGCAAAGGGAGCAGACCCCGTATACCGTTTATTAGGAACCGATGGCTTGCCGGCCAGCAGCTGGCCGCCTGTGAGTACGCCGGTTATCGGCCGGATAGCCTATCATGTGCGGCCAGGAGGGCATAACGTAACCGATTACGATTGGGCACAGTACCTCAAGTTTGCAGATAGGTATTTGAAATAG